Genomic DNA from Lactococcus garvieae:
AAAATTTGGTATAATAGAAAGATGATTTACGGTATAGGAACGGATAATGTTGAAATATCTCGCATTGTCAAAGCATTAGAACGCAATGAGAAATTTGCCAAGCGGGTCTTAACTGCCAGCGAATTTACTCATTTTGAAAGTTTTACTTCAAAAGGACGCCAAGCGGAGTTTTTAGCGGGTCGATGGGCCGCGAAAGAAGCCTTTTCCAAAGCATTGGGAACAGGCTTTGATAGTCAACTTTCTTTTCAGCATATAGAAATTTCTAAGAATGAAAAAGGAAAGCCTTACTTCCTAGAACATCCTTTTGCGGGACAAGCGCATTTGAGTATTTCGCATAGTAGCCTTGAAGCAGTCGCAATGGTTGTTTTGGAACGTAGAGATTGAGAATAACAAAAGAGGATAGATATAATGAAAGCAGCACCACATCGTCACACACCAGCTATTATTAAGTTGTCAGCAATTGAGAATAATGTCAAAAAAATGCGCGCGCATATTGGCGAAAAACCAGAACTTTGGGCAGTTGTCAAAGCGAATGCTTATGGTCATGGCGCTGTTGCGGTTGCGCAGCATATTGATGGTCTTGTAGATGGCTTTTGTGTGTCAAATTTTGATGAGGCGATTGAACTTCGTCAACAACTGATCATCAAACCAATCTTAGTATTGTCAGGTATTGTTCCTGATCATGCAGAGATTGCTGCCAGCCAGCACATCACTTTGACTGCTCCAAGCTTAGAGTGGCTTCAACAAGTGATTGACTCAAACAAAAACAAGCACTTTTCACGGTTGAGAATTCATATTGCAGTAGACACTGGTATGGGACGTATTGGTGTAACAACTGCAGAAGAAGCCAATCAAATTATTGAGTTGGCAGATAAATACAAGATTAGTGTCCGTGGGATTTTCACTCACTATGCAACGGCAGATGAAGAGGATACAACTCAGTTTGAGAAACAAAAAGCTAAGTTTGAGGCATTGGTAAGTCAATTGAGTCGCCGGCCAAAATATGTTCACTCAACAAACTCTGCGGCAGGCTTATGGCAAAACAAATCAGTTCAAGATATAGAGCGTATTGGTCTTGCTATGTATGGTTTGAATCCAAGTGGCGATGAGCTAGAGCTACCTTATGAGGTAGAACCCGCTTTAAGTCTGCACTCAGAACTGACACATGTGAAAAAAATCCACAAAGGAGATACAGTTGGTTATGGAGCAACTTTCCGTGCCGAAGAAGATACTTATGTAGGAACAGTTTCTATTGGGTATGCGGATGGCTGGACACGGGATATGCAAGGGTTTAAAGTTTTGGTTGAGGGAGAATACTGTGAAATTATCGGTCGTATCTCTATGGACCAAATGACGATTCGCTTACCTAAGGACTATGATCTAGGAACGACAGTTACTCTAATAGGTAAAAATGGCGATAAAGAAATCACTGTCCAAGACATTGCTAACTGGCGTAACACTATTGGTTACGAAGTTATCTGTCTTTTATCAGACCGAATTTATCGGGTATATGAAGAATAAGAGCTGCTTTTGTGCGGCTTTTTTCATTACATTTTCATTTTTAAATAATACAAAAAAGCACGAGTTTGACAATTAATTTAAAAATGATATAATTAAATTAAATACAAATGAGATAAAGTTAAGAAAAGTAAGGAGAGAGATATGATTAAAGTATATACTGTCATGGCTTGCAGTTCTTGTAAAAAAGCTAAGGAATGGCTGACTAACCACGAATTAGAATTTGAAGAAGTTAATTTAATAACAGACAAAATCGATCCTGAAGATTTTCTTAACATTCTTTCCTTAACTGAAAATGGCACTGAGGAGATAATCTCTACGAGAAGTCGAGCATATAAACGATTGGCCTTAGACTTTGAAAAAATTTCACTTCATGAGTTGGTCAGTATTATTGAAGATAACCGCACTCTTTTGCGTCGTCCGTTGATTCTTGATGATAAGCGTCTACAAGTTGGTTATAATGAAGATGATATTCGAAAATTTTTACCACGCTCTGTTCGCCGTGTGGAAATGTCTGAAGCGACTTATAATATTCGCCAAATGGACATAGAGCGGATGTTAGAAGATAAAGCACAATAAAGAAAAAATGAAATACTATGTGTTTCATTTTTTATATACTTTTGGTTAGAAAAAAGAAATTTCACCCTTATATATCACTTGGCATCATACAAAATAATATACAAACTGTGTATAAATTTACCTATTTAATTTTTTCCTACACGCTGTGGGGAAATTTTTGTTATAATTTATAATTGATTAAGGAGCTAAAAAGTGAGACAGCTCCGCCCTTTTTAGCCCTTTTATCTAACTTAAATATCATAAATTACTCAATATAGGGTTGTTTATTCACAATAAATTAGCAAGAGGGAACTATGAAAAACTATATAATCTGGTTAAAACATGAACTCGCATCCATTAACACAGCTGGCAGTATAATGCTAGCTTTTATCATAGGCGTACAGCTGGCTTTTTTCCTTACGGCGCCCATTACGCTACTTTCTGTCGTTACATTACTGGCTACGCTGGTGGGTTCGGCTTGCACAGTGTATATGATGATTGGGAGACCAATCAATGGTTTGCTTGGTCTGATTAGTGCATTTGGATTTATTTATATTAACTGGACAGCAGGGCATTACGCTTCTGTTTTGGATCAGATTGTCTTTATCGCACTGATTGACATTCCATTGATTTTGACTTGGAAAACATGGGGTCATCGTATTGAGAATGGCGCAAAGTTTATGACGGCAAAAGGCTGGATGATAGCAATCATCTTGATGCTCGCAGCTTGGTGGCCGATGATGCAAGTGTATTATTACCTTGGGGATACTAACCCTTTGTGGGATTCAATTACGCTCATTATTGGAGCTACAGCTTCGCTTTTGGTCTTTAAAGGTTATGGAGACAGCTATTCTTTATGGCTGCTCTCAAATGTTGTAACTATTGTCCTTTGGGCTACAGCCTTCACTCAAGGTTATTCTGCCAGTGCTCTCCCAATGTTGCTTACTATCATTTTTTATCTGGCCACAGCCATATATGGAAAATACTTTTCTGTGTGGAAAAGAAAGAGTAAAAAAGCCTAGTCTTGAACGAGGCTTTTTATTATACATATTAATGGTTTAATGTCCGCTGGTAACTTTTATACCGATAAGTCCTATGACAAGCATGAGAACAAAGACCCAGGTCAATGAAGGAACCTTGTCTTTGAAAAGGATAGCTCCGACCAAAATAGCACCAACAGCCCCAATACCTGTCCAAATCGGATAAGCAATCCCTAAGGGCAATTTCTTCATTGCCAAAGTTAAAAAGCCAAAACTAACCAGCATTCCAATAACAGTTAGAACATCATACTTGAGGATGGAAAAGCCTTGACTTAACTTCATTGTTGAAGCCCAAACTACTTCAAAAATGCCTGCAAGAAATAAAAAAATCCACGCCATAATACACCTCTTTCTCCAAAAAAATTTTGTCAGTTTTTAAGGACAGAAACTGACTTGGTTTTCAATAAATAAAAAGAGCCATGTCAACTAACCACAAGGCCTAAGGTTAGTTGGCATGACTCTGATAAGCACTACTCCGGCGAGTAATACTCTGGTCCTTTTTTATTGTAGTATCATTATTTCACATTTGAGTATAGAGGTCAAGCTCTAGGTTCCTAAAATATAATTTAGGAAGTTTCTCAAATGAAAGTCGATAATAAAGCTAAGGCAGCTAATCCACCTTGTGTAAAGATGATTTTCTTGTCACTACTGATGCTCCCATAAGCAGCTACAAGCAGGATATAGACTAAGAGCATCCTGCTGATTAACAGAGGAGCTGAAGATAAGAATGCTCCATAAAGTAAACCAATCGCGATAAGCCCGTTGTAGACACCTTGATTTTTTAGCAAAGTATTTACACTCTCTCTTTTCAACTCTGCCTTGCTTAAATTGAATACTTTACTCGTTTGTGCTGATGTTGTAGCTAGTGTTTCTAAGTAAAGAATGTAAAAGAATTCTAGAGCAACGAGTATGATAAGTATGTGAGTAAATATTGACATAATAATTTCTTCCTTTTATTTAAATATTATACCCTTTTTTTAGCACAACTCGGTAGGATAAGCTTACTTATTCATAAAACTGTTAATACAAGACTTAGAAGAAGTCTATAGAGGATTATTCAGCTTTAACAATGTTGAATGGTGAGGGCATTTTTACTTCACCACTACATCTTTTGGACGACCGATGCTTAAAGTACTGAACAAAGGTAAAGGTGCTCCATTCAATACTCGCGAAAAACGTTTTGTCATTAAAAAGGAGCTTGCAGTAGTTTACTGTAAGCTCCAGGTTGATTTATACTTTTATTCTAACACTAATTTATTTTATTGACTGATAATTTGTTTTTCTTTTTTTTATGCTTTAAATAATTGGAAGATACACATGAATCTTTTGATGAAATCTATTACTTATTCTTTCATGGATTGGCTGAAAAGCCAACTAAATTTATATCTTACAAGATACAACGAATTATTAAAAGGTAACTCAGTCTAAAGAAATTAAAAGTAAAATTTGTACGCTAACATAGCGTTTTTTCTATAGTACGGAATTTGCTTATTTTAGAGAGAAAGTACAGGATAGTCAAATATACTCATTGGCACTTCTTTATTGAGTCTGATATAATAAATAATATGAAAATTATTGATGGAAAAGCCCTTGCTGAAAAGATGCAAGAAGAACTCAAAGATAGAGTTATAAAATTAAAAGAAAAAGGCATTCAGCCAGGACTCGCTGTCATTTTGATTGGAGAAAATCCAGCAAGTCAAGTTTATGTACGAAATAAAGAACGTGTGGCAGCAAAACTTGGTTTTAAATCAGAAGTTGTTCGCTTGTCTGAAAATATTTCAGAAGCTGAGTTACTAAGTATGATTGAGGACTACAATACTGATGATTCATGGCATGGTATTTTAGTGCAATTACCACTTCCTGCGCATATCTCTGAGGAAAAAGTTTTGTTAGCAGTCTCACCTGAAAAAGATGTTGATGGCTTCCATCCTATTAATATGGGGAAACTCTGGAGCGGTGCACCGTTGATGATTCCCTCAACGCCTGCGGGTATTATGGAAATGTTTCGGGCTTATGATGTAGATCTTGCCGGTAAAAAAGCAGTTGTAGTCGGACGCTCAAACATCGTTGGTAAGCCTATGGCTCAATTAATGATGATGGCCAATGCGACTGTAACCATTGCACATTCACGCACAGAAAATCTATCTGAACTTACACGATCCGCAGATATTTTAGTTGTGGCTATCGGACAAGATCGTTTTATTAAGGCCGAAGATGTAAAACCAGATGCAGTAGTAATTGACGTTGGTATGAATCGGGACGAAAATGGCAAACTACACGGAGATGTTGATTTTGATCAAGTGAAGGAAGTCGCGAGTCTCATTACCCCAGTCCCAGGAGGAGTGGGCCCTATGACGATTACGATGCTGATGGAACAAACTGTGCGTGCAGCTGAAGCTTCTGTAAGATAAAAAATCACACATATTTTAGAAAGAATAAAAGCATGACAGAGTATTTAACAGTATCAACTCTAACCAAATACCTGAAAGCAAAGTTTGATCGCGATCCTTACTTGGAGCGCGTTTATTTGACGGGAGAAATTTCAAACTTTCGTCAGCGACCAAGCCATCAATATTTTGCCATTAAAGATGAAAAATCTGTTATACAGGCAACAATGTGGGCGGGGCAATTTAAAAAACTCGATTTCAAACTAGAAGATGGAATGAAAGTTCTTGTTACAGGACGAATCAGTCTTTACGCCCCATCAGGGTCTTATTCTATCAATATCGAAAACATCGTACCCGATGGTATTGGTGCCCTAGCGGTCAAGTTTGAACAGTTGAAAAAGAAATTGACAGCAGAAGGGCTTTTTAACCAGCAATGGAAGCAAGAGTTACCACTTTTTTCCAAAAAAATTGCGGTAATTACAAGCCCTTCAGGTGCAGTCATTAGGGATATTATTACAACTGTTAACCGGCGTTTTCCTATGAGCCAGATTTTACTCTATCCGACCAAAGTCCAAGGTGCGGGGTCTGCCGAAGAAATTGCAGCTAATATTGAAATTGTAAACGAACGCTCAGATATTGATGTGCTCATTGTGGGACGGGGCGGTGGCTCTATTGAAGACTTGTGGTCATTTAATGAAGAAATTGTCGTACGTGCTATTTTTGAGTCACGGATTCCTATCATTTCTTCCGTGGGACACGAAACAGATACAACCTTGGCGGACTTTGTTGCAGACCGTCGCGCAGCTACTCCGACTGCAGCGGCAGAGCTCGCAACGCCTAATACAAAGCTAGATCTGTTAACGTGGAGTAATGATCAAGAACGCCGTATGAGAAATCGAGTGGCGCATCTCATTAAAGTTCAAAGGGATCGAGTAGAAAAATTATCAAATTCAGTAGTTTTTCGTCAGCCAGAGCGTCTTTATGATGGTCATATTCAGAAAATAGATCATTTAACGAGCCGACTCCAAAACTTGACTGAAAACAAAATAAACCGCGAAAAATATCGTTATGAATTATCGGCAGGCAAATTAGTACCAGCTTTTGCGAAAATCTACGAAAAAAAGCAAAATCAGGTAAACCATCTCGTTCAAGCCCTTCTTTTAATGGATATTAGTAAAATTAAGGCACGAGGTTTTTCGGTCGTCACAGCCCGTGATGGCAAGATTATTAAGAGTGTCCATGAGATTCAGTCTGGCGATCAGGTGAACTTAGAACTAAGTGATGGCACAGCTCGTGCAGAAATAAAATAAAGGATAAATATGGCTACAAAAAAAGAAGCAAAATTTGAAGAAAATTTAGTTGAACTTGAAACTATCGTCAAAAAACTCGAAAGCGGAGATGTTGCCTTAGAGGATGCAATCTCTGAATTTCAAAAAGGAATGCTACTTTCTGAAAAACTTAAAACTACTTTAAATGAAGCAGAAAAAACATTGGTAAAAATAGTTGGCAAAGATGGTTCAGAAGCAGAATTTACAGGAGAATAAAAAGATTGCTTAGGGCAGTCTTTTTTTGTTTACTTAGTCCGTAAATGGGTCGGTTATTTCTAGATTCGGTGCTATAATATTAATAGAAAGAAAGTGAGACGGGATATGAAAATTGTAGTAGCGATAGATTCTTTCAAAGGCTCTGCCACAAGTTCAGAGTTAAATCAAACAGTAAAATCAGCAATTATATCTTCCTTTCCCGAAACAAACGTAGAAACTTTTGAAGTAGCTGACGGCGGTGAAGGAAGTATTTCAGCTTTGAAATCCAAATTAGGTGGAAGTCTGATACCGGTTGAAACAGTAGATTTATTAGAACGCCCTCTTCAGGCTTCCTATCTCTTAGTGGACCACAAACTAGCTTTCATTGAAGCGGCTGAGGTTGTAGGAATTGATAAGATTGTACCCAGTGAGGAAACAATCCAACACGCGACAACTTTTGGTTTAGGTGCCTTATTTAAAGATGCGAAACAGCGAGGAGCCACAGAAATTATCCTCAGTCTTGGCGGGACTGGGACTTCAGATGGAGGTTTAGGATTACTGACCGCCTTAGAAAATGAGGACTTTTCGCATCTTAAAATTACAGGTTTAGCGGATGTTACCAATGTATATGCTGGTCAAGAAGGTTATGCAAAATTTTTCGGTAAGCAAAAAGGGGGAACCTCAGAAATTTTAGAAAAGCAAGATATAGCTGCACAAAGTTTTGTAAAAAAAATAAAGGCGGAGAGAAAGATTGACCTCCAGCAGATACCAGGTACGGGAGCAGCTGGAGGCCTTGGGGCAGCAATTGTTTTACTTGGAGGACATCTTGAATCAGGATTTACGAAGATTGCTCAACTTTTGAAGATGGAAGAAAGTATCAGGGATGCGGACTTGATTATTACGGGTGAGGGACGTATGGATTTTCAAACAGCAAATGGTAAAGTACCTTTTGGAATGGCTAAGTTGGGAGAAAAATATGGCTTACCTACTGTGGCTTTTTGTGGTGCTCTAGCAGATGATTTAGGTGAAATGAACCAGGTTTTACTTGCCAGCTACAGCATCCAACGTGAGGTGCTTCCACTGGAAAAAGCGATGAACAAAGAAGTTACATTAAAGAATATCAAAGCCCTCACAGAAAATGTGATTAAGACATGGTTCTACGCTCGGAAAACAAAAAGATAAAGGAATTTGCTGCGAAACATAAACCCCTTAGTTTTATCAAAGCTCTGTTATAATAGGAATAACAAAAAAACAGGAGCACAAGTATGGATTGGAACAACTTAGTAGATAAAGCAAAAGAGCTTGCAGAAAATGTACCTGATGACATGAAGCAAAAAGCTGAAGAAGTAATGAGTGAGCAAGTCGAGCAACATGCACCAGAAAACTTGAAAGATCAAGCACAAGGACTTATAGACGGTTTGAAGGGTAAACTTGGCTTGTAGATTAGAAAAAAGAACGTTCTTTACTTATGAGCGTTTTTTATATTAAGGAAATGAATCAAGCTAGGGAGTATTATTTTTCTAGTGGACTTTATTTCTTTGAAATGGGATAATATAAGTAATGAATACCGATATGAAAAGGCTTAATACAGAGCTAACAAAATTTTATAAAAAAACTGAAATTCCAAAACATTTGACGGATTCGATTGTTTACTCACTAGGAGCTGGTGGTAAAAGAATCCGCCCCCTTTTATTCTTAAAAATGCTTGAATCTTTTGGAATAACACTTGAAACTTACCACTATCAAGTGGCTGCTACAGTCGAGATGATTCATGCAGGAAGCTTAATTCATGATGATTTGCCTGCGATGGATGATGACGATTACCGTCGGGGACAGCTTACCAACCATAAAAAGTTTGATGAAGCAACAGCTATTTTAGCAGGTGATTCCCTCTTTTTAGATCCCTACTATATCTTGGCAACAGCAAATCTACCAGCTGCAACAATTGTAGCTTTAGTCAAAGAACTATCCTATGCGAGTGGTTCATTGGGTATGGTAGCAGGCCAAATTTTAGATATGGATGGCGAAGGAAAAAACTTATCTTTGGAACAAGTCAAAGAAATACATACTCTTAAAACAGGGAGGATGCTAACTTTTCCTTTTGTAGCAGCTGGTATTATAGCCGAAAAATCAGAAAAAGTTATTACCACTCTACGAAAAATTGGTCAAAACTTGGGATTAGCCTTTCAAATACGTGATGACATCATTGATGTGACAGGTACATTTGAAGAAATTGGAAAAACACCAGGCAAAGATATTCTTGAAGAAAAGTCGACGTATGTGGCTTTACTCGGTTTAGAAGGAGCGCAAGAAGCTCTAGATAAATTATTGAATAGTGTAAAATATGAATTAGCACAGATTACATCAAGTGTTGAAATCATCGAAATTATAGAAAGTTTAGAAATAAAATGAAAGAAAGAGTAGATGTTTTAGCGACAAACCAAGGACTGTTCGAAACAAGAGAGCAGGCCAAACGTGGCGTTATGGCAGGCTTAGTGGTAGATGCTAAATCAGGAGAACGTTTTGACAAGCCGGGTCAAAAAATCGAAGATAGTGTAGAACTTAGACTTAAAGGAGAGAAGCTTAAATATGTGAGTCGTGGTGGCCTAAAACTAGAAAAAGCGCTCCATGAATTTGGTCTTTTAGTAGAAGATAAAACTTGTCTAGACATTGGTGCCTCAACAGGTGGCTTTACCGATGTTATGCTACAAAATGGGGCAAAGCGAGTTTACGCTTTAGATGTTGGAACAAACCAGCTGGCTTGGAAGCTTCGTAAAGATGCACGTGTGGTTGTAATGGAGCAGTTTAATTTTCGTAAAGCAGTTTTATCTGACTTTGATCAAGGGCAGCCAGAATTTGCTTCCATCGATGTGAGCTTTATATCCCTTGATTTGATTTTACCTCCATTATTTGATATTTTAGCAGATGGGGGAGATGTTGCTGCTTTGATTAAACCTCAGTTTGAAGCTGGTCGAGATCAAGTAGGTAAAAACGGAATTATTAAAGATCCAAAAATCCATCGCCTAACCATTGAAAAAGTAGTAAATAAGGCTTTAAGTATAGGATTTTCAGTAAAAAACTTAACTTTCTCACCAATTAAAGGTGGGGCAGGGAATGTTGAATTTTTGGTACATCTTAAAAAAGAAAAGACAGCTGAAATTGCTCCTCGTGTTGATATTGAAGCTGTACTCGAAACAGAAAAGGAAACATTAGCATGAGAAGAGAAGAAAGACTTGACTTTATTTCAAGACTCATCACTGCAAAAGAAGTACAAACACAAGATGAGCTTGTACATGAACTTTTGGAAAATGATATTGATGTGACACAAGCCACAGTTTCACGCGATATCAAAACTTTAGCCCTCATAAAAATCCCAGGAAGTCGAGGAGGTTATCGCTATGCTTTGCCACAGCAGCATGATGATGAACAAAAAGATCTCCTCCATAAAGAGTTAGCAAGTGAAGCTATTCTTGAGATGAAAATACAAGAAAATATGATTTCGATTATAGCTCGACCTGGGACAACAAGTGTCATAAAAAAAAGTTTAATTAGTCGTTATAACACGAAGATATTTTCTGTCATGACGGATGATGACAGTATTCTGGTTATCTGTGAAACAAGACGACAAGCGAACACAATTTATGACGAATTAAGTTTATAAAGGAAACAGTATGCTACAAGAAATTTCGATCAAAAACTTTGCAATTATCGAAGAAATTCATCTCTCTTTTGAAAGTGGGATGACTATTTTGACTGGGGAAACTGGTGCTGGGAAATCCATTATTATTGATGCTATGGGTCTTTTACTGGGCGGACGTAGCTCTAGCGATTTTGTACGTACAGGAAAAGACAAGGCTGAAATTGAAGGACTTTTCTTTGCAGGAAAAAATAAAGAACTTGATCAAAAACTAGAAAATCTAGGTCTTGAAAGTAGCAGCGAGCTTATTTTACGACGAGATATTTTTGCTAATGGCCGTTCAGTCTGCCGTGTAAATGGTCAGATGGTTAATTTGACTACTCTGCGAGAAATAGGGGAACTTCTGGTTGATATTCATGGTCAGCATGATAACCAAGAATTGATGAATGCAAAGCATCACTTACGTTTGTTGGATGAGTTTGGTGATGAAACTTTTGAACAGATTAAAGCGGAATACCAAGTCAAGTTTGAATACTATAAAAAAATTCGTCAGTCATTAGAAACTCGGCAAAAAAATGAGCAAGAATTCGCTCAACGCATCGAAATCCTACAATTTCAAGTGGAAGAAATTGAAGCAGCTGATATAAATTTGAAAGAGGATGAACAACTCCAAACACGTAGAGATAAGCTGACAAATGCTAAAAATATTGCTGACGCGCTTAATACAGCCTACTTAGCTTTAGATGATGAAGAAGGTGACTTCTCAAGTCTTAGTGGAATTCGCACGGCCATGTCTGAGCTAGAATCAGTGGCTGAATTTGATCAAGATTATCAAGATTTATCAGATAAAACGATGGATGCTTATTATCTGCTTGAAGAAGTGTCTACAAAATTAGCGATATCCCTTGATACGATAGAATTTAATCCAACAGAACTTTTGCAAATTGAAGAAAGAATCCTGACTTTGAACACTTTACGTAAAAAGTATGGGCCCGAACTTTCCGATGTTTTGAAAACCTTGGAAAAAATCCAGCTGGAACTTTCCGATTTAACAGGTGGTACAGAGGATAGTGAAAGTCTGGAAGAAGCTCTTAAAAAGGCACAAGCAGACCTTTTAGTAGCGAGTGACCATCTTAACAGCGCACGCCATGCTATAGCAAAAGAACTAGAAGCAGATATCAAAAAAGAACTTGCGGATCTTTACATGGAGAAAGCCGACTTTTCGGTCCACTTTGAGAGTGGAAAATTCTCTAGCAAAGGCAATGAGCAAGTAGAATTTTACATTCAAACTAATCCTGGCGAAGGATTTAAGCCTCTAGCTAAAACAGCTTCAGGAGGAGAACTTTCACGCTTAATGTTAGCGATTAAATCGAGTTT
This window encodes:
- the recN gene encoding DNA repair protein RecN, producing the protein MLQEISIKNFAIIEEIHLSFESGMTILTGETGAGKSIIIDAMGLLLGGRSSSDFVRTGKDKAEIEGLFFAGKNKELDQKLENLGLESSSELILRRDIFANGRSVCRVNGQMVNLTTLREIGELLVDIHGQHDNQELMNAKHHLRLLDEFGDETFEQIKAEYQVKFEYYKKIRQSLETRQKNEQEFAQRIEILQFQVEEIEAADINLKEDEQLQTRRDKLTNAKNIADALNTAYLALDDEEGDFSSLSGIRTAMSELESVAEFDQDYQDLSDKTMDAYYLLEEVSTKLAISLDTIEFNPTELLQIEERILTLNTLRKKYGPELSDVLKTLEKIQLELSDLTGGTEDSESLEEALKKAQADLLVASDHLNSARHAIAKELEADIKKELADLYMEKADFSVHFESGKFSSKGNEQVEFYIQTNPGEGFKPLAKTASGGELSRLMLAIKSSFSRRENKTSIVFDEVDTGVSGRVAQAIAQKIYKIARAGQVLAISHLPQVVAIADTQFYIEKASTDDVTTSTVRKLELEERIEEVAKMLAGDDVTVEALAQAKRLLTE